The Paraburkholderia sp. ZP32-5 genome includes a window with the following:
- a CDS encoding MFS transporter produces the protein MPLPLLALAVAAFGIGTTEFVIMGLLPDVARDLSVSIPAAGMLVSAYALGVTIGAPIVAIAVANMPRKKALMSLIGVFIVGNLLCAIAPGYAVLMAARIVTAFCHGAFFGIGSVVAAGLVAPNRRAQAIALMFTGLTLANVLGVPLGTALGQAVGWRATFWAVTGIGVIAAAALAVCLPAKIEMHKASLVREFSVLKNPQVLMVLGISVLASASLFSTFTYITPILEDVTGFTPHAVTLVLLLFGLGLTVGSTLGGKLADWRLMPSLLAFLLAIVMILCVFAGTMHARIPAMLTVFVWGVLAFAIVPPLQMLIVDRASHAPNLASTLNQGAFNLGNATGAWLGGMAIGAGAPLTTLPWVGVVTALGALLLTLWSVSIDRRVAMTG, from the coding sequence ATGCCTTTGCCCCTGCTTGCCCTTGCCGTTGCCGCATTTGGAATCGGTACCACCGAGTTCGTCATCATGGGGCTGCTGCCCGATGTCGCGCGCGATCTGTCCGTGTCGATTCCGGCCGCCGGCATGCTGGTATCCGCGTACGCGCTCGGCGTCACGATCGGCGCGCCGATCGTCGCGATCGCGGTCGCCAATATGCCGCGCAAGAAGGCGCTGATGAGCCTGATCGGCGTGTTTATCGTCGGCAATCTGCTGTGCGCGATCGCACCGGGCTACGCGGTGCTGATGGCCGCGCGCATCGTCACCGCGTTCTGTCATGGCGCATTCTTCGGCATCGGCTCGGTGGTCGCGGCGGGGCTCGTCGCGCCGAATCGCCGCGCGCAGGCCATCGCGCTGATGTTCACCGGCCTCACGCTCGCCAACGTGCTCGGCGTGCCGCTCGGCACCGCGCTCGGCCAGGCGGTCGGCTGGCGCGCGACCTTCTGGGCGGTGACCGGCATCGGCGTGATCGCGGCGGCCGCGCTCGCCGTGTGCCTGCCCGCGAAGATCGAGATGCACAAGGCGAGCCTCGTGCGCGAATTCAGCGTGCTGAAAAACCCGCAGGTGCTGATGGTGCTGGGCATCAGCGTGCTCGCGTCGGCGAGTCTCTTTTCGACCTTCACCTACATCACGCCGATTCTCGAAGACGTGACCGGCTTCACGCCGCACGCGGTCACGCTGGTGCTGCTGCTGTTCGGCCTTGGCCTGACCGTCGGCAGCACGCTCGGCGGCAAGCTCGCGGATTGGCGTCTGATGCCGTCGCTGCTCGCGTTTCTGCTCGCGATCGTGATGATCCTGTGCGTGTTCGCGGGCACGATGCACGCGCGCATCCCGGCGATGCTGACGGTGTTCGTGTGGGGCGTACTGGCGTTCGCGATCGTGCCGCCGCTGCAGATGCTGATCGTCGATCGCGCGAGCCATGCGCCGAATCTGGCGTCGACGCTGAACCAGGGCGCGTTCAATCTCGGCAACGCGACCGGCGCGTGGCTCGGCGGCATGGCGATCGGCGCGGGCGCGCCGCTGACAACATTGCCGTGGGTCGGCGTCGTGACCGCGCTCGGTGCGTTGCTGCTGACGCTGTGGTCGGTGTCGATCGACCGGCGCGTCGCGATGACGGGGTGA
- a CDS encoding methyl-accepting chemotaxis protein: protein MHKLSFAQKLWLPLIISLVALLAVSVSAAWQSREMRIEERKNDLTNIAHVGLSIVTEYAALAQSGALSEAEARKQALERLRGVRYGEDGYFLVINSKPQMVMHAIKPALEGHDLAGNADADGRHHYVTFASVAQAPAGGFVDYVFPHPGAAPAQAVGKIGYVVRYAPWDWIIATGAYVDDINTAFMASLRWIAAIFLAVSAVLVMLVVLTNRSILRTVGGDPGYAARVASVIASGDLTVAIRTRDGDNSSLLRAMQRMRDALTATIGQIKQASGNVASGASEIANGNTDLSSRTERQAAALQETASSMEQMTVMVRRTADNARTASELSAGAATIANRGGDMIAQAVAAMKDISSESGRMVEIISTIEGIAFQTNILALNAAVEAARAGEAGRGFAVVASEVRSLAQRSATAAKEIRELISHAVDSVGSGATLVENTGSTIFQARNEITRVTGFVQEIAVAAAEQSAGIEQVNLAVTQMDGMTQQNAALVEQAAAAAQSLNEQAISLQRAAAAFRVGDAHAGRDAPFESAPAPRSTVFA, encoded by the coding sequence ATGCACAAACTCAGCTTTGCCCAAAAGCTCTGGCTGCCGCTGATCATCAGTCTCGTTGCCTTGCTTGCCGTCTCGGTATCGGCGGCGTGGCAGTCGCGCGAGATGCGCATCGAGGAGCGCAAGAACGATCTGACGAACATCGCGCACGTCGGACTCAGCATCGTGACGGAGTATGCGGCGCTCGCGCAAAGCGGCGCGCTGTCGGAGGCGGAGGCCCGCAAACAGGCGCTCGAACGTCTACGCGGTGTCCGCTATGGCGAAGACGGCTACTTCCTCGTGATCAACTCGAAGCCGCAGATGGTGATGCACGCGATCAAGCCGGCACTCGAAGGCCACGATCTCGCGGGCAACGCCGATGCCGATGGCCGCCACCATTACGTGACCTTCGCATCGGTCGCGCAGGCGCCGGCCGGCGGCTTCGTCGACTACGTATTCCCGCATCCGGGCGCGGCGCCCGCGCAGGCGGTCGGCAAGATCGGCTACGTGGTGCGCTACGCGCCATGGGACTGGATCATCGCGACCGGCGCCTATGTCGATGACATCAACACCGCGTTCATGGCGTCGCTGCGGTGGATCGCGGCGATTTTCCTCGCGGTGTCCGCGGTACTCGTCATGCTCGTCGTGTTGACGAACCGCAGCATCCTGCGCACGGTCGGCGGCGATCCGGGCTACGCGGCGCGCGTGGCGAGCGTCATCGCATCGGGTGACCTGACAGTGGCGATTCGCACGCGCGACGGCGATAACTCAAGCCTGCTCCGTGCGATGCAGCGCATGCGTGATGCGCTGACGGCCACGATCGGCCAGATCAAGCAGGCGTCCGGCAACGTCGCGTCGGGCGCGAGCGAAATCGCGAACGGCAATACGGACCTGTCGTCGCGCACCGAGCGGCAGGCCGCTGCGCTGCAGGAAACGGCGTCGAGCATGGAGCAGATGACGGTGATGGTCCGCCGGACCGCGGACAACGCACGCACCGCGAGCGAGCTGTCGGCCGGCGCCGCGACGATCGCGAACCGCGGCGGCGACATGATCGCGCAGGCCGTCGCGGCGATGAAGGATATATCGAGCGAATCGGGCCGCATGGTCGAGATCATCTCGACGATCGAGGGCATCGCGTTCCAGACCAACATCCTCGCGCTGAATGCGGCGGTCGAAGCGGCACGCGCGGGCGAGGCGGGGCGGGGCTTCGCGGTTGTCGCGAGCGAGGTGCGCAGCCTGGCGCAACGTAGTGCGACGGCGGCCAAGGAAATTCGCGAGTTGATCAGTCATGCGGTCGACAGTGTCGGCAGTGGTGCGACGTTGGTCGAAAACACTGGCTCGACGATCTTCCAGGCTCGCAACGAGATCACGCGCGTGACCGGCTTCGTACAGGAAATAGCGGTGGCCGCGGCCGAGCAGAGCGCCGGCATCGAGCAGGTGAATCTGGCAGTCACGCAGATGGACGGCATGACGCAACAGAACGCGGCACTCGTCGAGCAGGCGGCGGCCGCGGCGCAGTCATTGAACGAGCAGGCGATCAGCCTGCAACGCGCGGCTGCGGCCTTCCGGGTCGGCGACGCCCACGCTGGCAGAGACGCTCCGTTTGAATCGGCTCCGGCGCCGCGCAGTACGGTGTTCGCGTAA
- a CDS encoding crotonase/enoyl-CoA hydratase family protein, with protein sequence MTSTEHFNRAVRIESNDGNGVATIVLDRPARRNAVDREVADALCAAFQRFEAEPAWRAAVLFGAGGTFCAGADLSALADDTRRNELHADGSGPGPMGPTRMHFSKPVIAAIAGYAVAGGLELAAMCDLRVVEEDAVLGVFCRRVGIPLIDGGTIRLPRLIGLSRALDLILTGRAINAREALAFGLANRVVPNGNARAAAEQLAAELAAFAQAALLADRRSALENSTLDDLAEALRREGAGGYDAVFAEGVAGAARFASGAGRHGHTLTPDGGAPRDG encoded by the coding sequence ATGACGAGCACCGAACATTTCAATCGCGCCGTGCGCATCGAGTCGAATGACGGCAACGGCGTCGCAACAATCGTGCTCGATCGGCCGGCGCGGCGAAATGCGGTCGATCGCGAGGTTGCCGATGCGCTCTGTGCCGCGTTCCAGCGCTTCGAGGCGGAGCCCGCGTGGCGCGCGGCGGTGCTGTTCGGCGCGGGCGGCACGTTTTGCGCGGGCGCGGACCTGAGCGCGCTCGCCGACGACACGCGCCGCAACGAGCTGCACGCGGACGGCAGCGGCCCCGGTCCGATGGGCCCGACACGCATGCACTTCAGCAAGCCGGTGATCGCCGCGATCGCCGGCTATGCGGTGGCCGGCGGGCTGGAATTGGCGGCGATGTGCGACCTGCGCGTCGTCGAGGAAGACGCGGTGCTCGGCGTGTTCTGCCGGCGCGTCGGCATTCCGCTGATCGATGGCGGCACGATCCGGCTGCCGCGTCTGATCGGGCTATCGCGTGCGCTCGATCTGATTCTCACGGGCCGCGCAATCAATGCGCGCGAAGCGCTCGCGTTCGGACTCGCCAATCGCGTCGTGCCGAACGGCAACGCACGCGCCGCAGCCGAACAACTGGCCGCCGAACTCGCCGCGTTTGCCCAGGCCGCGCTGCTCGCCGATCGCCGCTCGGCGCTGGAAAACAGCACGCTCGACGATCTCGCCGAGGCGCTGCGGCGCGAAGGCGCGGGCGGTTACGACGCGGTATTTGCAGAAGGCGTGGCCGGCGCGGCGCGATTTGCTTCAGGCGCGGGGCGGCACGGTCATACGTTGACACCGGACGGCGGCGCGCCGCGCGATGGTTGA
- a CDS encoding plasmid fertility inhibition factor family protein, whose protein sequence is MFLSYRTRSVSALFTRWRLFASLPSLPLSLPLPDSSPAAAPGCAGTVWLVPLHEHSWYDHVRLKRVFVTDGTRHQVVLVDLRKLLMCADRDDTDYVLKPVAEWHAGKVRGIREFLDPDSPRIPQMPYVTISTRRAPGLLGWLGVEREGVVAFRNGQHRARYLADAGARWCPVEVHEREAALLRELCGAADDARTAIRAIQQGGDGGSV, encoded by the coding sequence ATGTTTCTTTCATATCGGACTCGTAGCGTTAGCGCTTTATTTACGCGCTGGCGGCTTTTCGCTAGCCTGCCGAGCCTGCCTTTGTCCTTGCCCTTGCCTGATTCATCGCCGGCCGCCGCGCCGGGTTGCGCCGGAACGGTGTGGCTCGTGCCGTTGCACGAGCATTCATGGTACGACCATGTGCGCCTGAAGCGCGTGTTCGTGACCGACGGCACCCGCCATCAGGTCGTGCTCGTCGATCTGCGCAAGCTGCTCATGTGCGCGGATCGCGACGACACCGACTATGTGCTGAAGCCGGTCGCCGAATGGCATGCCGGTAAAGTGCGCGGCATTCGCGAATTTCTCGATCCCGACAGCCCCCGCATTCCGCAGATGCCGTACGTGACGATCTCGACGCGTCGCGCGCCGGGGCTGCTCGGCTGGCTCGGTGTCGAGCGCGAGGGCGTGGTCGCGTTTCGCAACGGCCAGCATCGCGCGCGCTACCTGGCCGACGCGGGCGCGCGCTGGTGTCCGGTCGAAGTGCACGAGCGCGAGGCGGCGTTGCTGCGCGAACTGTGCGGCGCGGCCGATGACGCCCGCACCGCGATTCGCGCGATCCAGCAGGGCGGCGACGGCGGCAGCGTCTAG
- the aspT gene encoding aspartate-alanine antiporter yields the protein MIGELLRSQPEIALFACLAIGYFIGSFRIGPIRLGGVCGTLIVALVLGQSGARISPDLKNIAFALFIFALGFTGGPQFFANIGRGWRYGVLSLVEIVSVLALIMIAVSVMRLDIGTAAGLLAGAATESAVIGTASEAIARLGLGDAETLRLQANIVTAYSVSYLFGLITIVLFTSQFAPLLLRVNLRDEAERVWRQLGGAGAFSEGQRAAAPALVGRVFRIGAADGVTVRALEERHGYNLTVEQIERGGAKLPVEPELRLAAGDLVLVAGRRGAIVEAAAGLGDEVAGADFAQFVVERLDVVLTRRDAHGMTVAQLRAQAKPENARGVYIAAVTRLESTIPALPGTELNRGDVLTIVGAKADVERGAKRLGYILPATQKTDFVYLGLGVLIGMAIGRLGGTIGGVTLALGTGGGCLLSGLLFGWVRSRHPLIGSLPSAAAQIIKDFGLATFIAAVGLSAGPDAIKLVREYGLALPVAGILMVLVPGLLSLWIGHALLKLEAPMLLGAIAGQQCSTPAISALVGVTGNSTPVIGYTITYALSNILLPLMGPVVVGLAGKLG from the coding sequence ATGATCGGTGAATTGCTGAGATCGCAGCCGGAAATCGCGCTTTTTGCCTGTCTCGCGATCGGCTATTTCATCGGTTCATTTCGCATCGGCCCGATCCGGCTCGGCGGCGTGTGCGGCACGCTGATCGTTGCGCTCGTGCTCGGCCAGAGCGGCGCGCGCATTTCTCCCGATCTGAAGAACATCGCGTTCGCGCTGTTCATCTTCGCGCTCGGCTTCACCGGCGGCCCGCAGTTCTTCGCGAACATCGGACGCGGCTGGCGTTATGGCGTGCTGTCGCTGGTCGAGATCGTCTCAGTGCTCGCGCTGATCATGATCGCGGTCAGCGTGATGCGGCTCGACATCGGCACCGCGGCCGGCCTGCTCGCGGGCGCGGCGACCGAATCGGCGGTGATCGGCACCGCCTCCGAAGCGATCGCGAGACTCGGACTCGGCGACGCGGAAACGCTGCGTCTGCAGGCCAATATCGTGACCGCGTACAGCGTCAGCTACCTGTTTGGGTTGATCACGATCGTGCTGTTCACGAGCCAGTTCGCGCCGCTTCTGCTGCGTGTCAATCTGCGCGACGAAGCCGAGCGCGTATGGCGCCAGCTCGGCGGCGCGGGTGCCTTTAGCGAAGGGCAACGGGCGGCGGCACCGGCGCTCGTCGGCCGGGTGTTTCGCATCGGCGCGGCCGATGGCGTTACTGTGCGCGCGCTCGAAGAGCGCCACGGCTACAACCTGACGGTCGAACAGATCGAGCGCGGCGGCGCGAAGCTGCCGGTCGAACCGGAGCTGCGGCTCGCGGCCGGCGATCTGGTGCTGGTGGCCGGTCGGCGGGGTGCGATCGTCGAAGCGGCGGCCGGTCTCGGCGACGAAGTGGCCGGCGCGGATTTCGCGCAGTTCGTCGTCGAACGGCTCGATGTCGTGCTGACGCGGCGTGACGCGCACGGCATGACGGTCGCGCAGCTACGCGCGCAGGCGAAGCCGGAAAACGCGCGCGGCGTCTATATCGCGGCGGTCACGCGGCTCGAATCGACGATCCCCGCGCTGCCCGGCACCGAACTCAATCGCGGCGACGTGCTGACGATCGTCGGCGCGAAAGCCGATGTCGAGCGCGGCGCGAAGCGGCTCGGCTACATCCTGCCCGCGACGCAGAAAACCGACTTCGTTTATCTCGGCCTCGGCGTGCTGATCGGCATGGCGATCGGCCGGCTCGGCGGCACGATCGGCGGCGTGACGCTCGCGCTCGGCACCGGCGGCGGCTGTCTGCTGTCGGGGCTGCTGTTCGGCTGGGTCCGCTCGCGCCATCCGCTGATCGGCTCGCTGCCGTCGGCGGCCGCGCAGATCATCAAGGACTTCGGACTCGCCACCTTTATCGCGGCGGTCGGTCTGTCGGCTGGACCGGACGCGATCAAGCTGGTGCGCGAATACGGGCTCGCGCTGCCTGTAGCCGGCATTCTGATGGTGCTGGTGCCGGGGCTGCTGTCGCTGTGGATCGGTCATGCGCTGCTGAAGCTCGAAGCGCCGATGCTGCTCGGCGCGATCGCGGGCCAGCAGTGCAGCACGCCGGCGATCAGCGCGCTGGTCGGCGTGACCGGCAATTCGACACCGGTGATCGGCTACACGATCACCTACGCGCTGTCGAACATCCTGTTGCCTTTGATGGGGCCGGTGGTGGTCGGGCTTGCGGGCAAGCTTGGATAG
- the aspT gene encoding aspartate-alanine antiporter — MDWLHSIFHKSPEMALFLSLAAGYFIGQINFGKFQLGGVGGSLLAAVVISQAGVTIDNGVKAVMFAVFIYAVGYDSGPGFFNSLNRKTLREIAMAVFLAVSALITVVVCAKLFHLNKGLAAGLAGGALTQSAIIGTAGDAIARLGLPADEVKSLQSDVAIAYAVTYVFGSLGAIIVCVNILPKFMGQGLREASIEAERELSSGAPSHGPGQVLALPELVGRTYKIDYSAGKTVKAVESLHEDMLTVERIKRDGHAIEPTPDFTLRDGDVVLVVGRREAVVAFGANGNEVADAEDISVVMQTREAVFTRKGMNHTTIAAARQMIDRDMRHGVYLQAVSRAGQPLPVLPDTELQHGDVITFYGSPKDTKRAVDTAGYELPYSNKTDFIYMGVGLVIGLLIGLIVVNVGGVPLTLGSGGGCLLAGLLFGWMRGKHPMYGVMPSAASQLLKDFGLAAFVAVVGLNSGLQAVVTVRQSGLTIFLLGVFVTLFPLLLTMLFGRYVLRYNNAAILAGALSGSRSANPAFGGVLDKAESAVPTVPFAITYAIANVALTLLGPLVVGLV, encoded by the coding sequence ATGGACTGGCTACACAGCATCTTTCACAAATCACCCGAAATGGCGCTGTTCCTGTCGCTCGCGGCCGGCTACTTCATCGGTCAGATCAACTTCGGCAAGTTCCAGCTTGGGGGCGTGGGCGGTTCGCTGCTCGCGGCGGTCGTGATCAGCCAGGCGGGCGTGACGATCGACAACGGCGTGAAGGCGGTGATGTTCGCTGTGTTCATCTACGCGGTCGGTTACGACTCGGGGCCGGGCTTCTTCAATTCGCTGAACCGCAAGACGCTGCGCGAAATCGCGATGGCGGTGTTTCTCGCGGTCAGCGCGCTGATTACCGTGGTGGTGTGCGCAAAGCTGTTCCATCTGAACAAGGGGCTGGCGGCCGGGCTCGCGGGCGGCGCGCTCACGCAGTCGGCGATCATCGGCACCGCGGGCGATGCGATCGCGCGGCTCGGTCTGCCCGCCGACGAGGTCAAGTCGCTGCAATCGGACGTCGCGATCGCGTATGCGGTGACCTATGTGTTCGGCTCGCTCGGCGCGATCATCGTGTGCGTGAACATCCTGCCGAAATTCATGGGGCAGGGCTTGCGCGAGGCGTCGATCGAAGCGGAGCGCGAGCTGTCGTCCGGCGCGCCGTCGCATGGACCGGGGCAGGTGCTGGCGTTGCCCGAACTCGTGGGACGTACGTACAAGATCGACTACAGCGCGGGCAAAACCGTGAAGGCAGTCGAGTCGCTGCACGAGGACATGCTGACGGTCGAGCGCATCAAACGCGACGGCCACGCAATCGAACCGACACCCGATTTCACGCTGCGGGACGGCGACGTTGTGCTCGTCGTGGGCCGCCGCGAGGCGGTGGTCGCGTTCGGCGCGAACGGCAACGAGGTGGCCGACGCCGAGGACATCAGCGTCGTGATGCAGACGCGCGAGGCCGTGTTCACGCGCAAGGGCATGAATCACACGACGATCGCCGCGGCGCGTCAGATGATCGATCGCGACATGCGGCACGGCGTGTATCTGCAGGCGGTGTCGCGCGCCGGGCAGCCGCTGCCGGTGCTGCCGGACACCGAGTTGCAGCACGGCGACGTGATCACCTTCTACGGCTCGCCGAAAGACACCAAGCGCGCGGTCGATACCGCCGGCTACGAGCTGCCGTATAGCAACAAGACCGACTTCATCTACATGGGCGTCGGGCTCGTGATCGGTCTATTGATCGGCCTGATCGTCGTCAATGTCGGCGGCGTGCCGCTGACGCTCGGCTCGGGCGGCGGCTGCCTGCTCGCGGGCCTGCTGTTCGGCTGGATGCGCGGCAAGCATCCGATGTACGGCGTGATGCCGTCGGCCGCGTCGCAACTGCTGAAGGATTTCGGTCTCGCCGCGTTCGTCGCGGTGGTCGGGTTGAACTCCGGTTTGCAGGCGGTCGTGACGGTCAGGCAAAGCGGCTTGACGATCTTTCTGCTCGGCGTGTTCGTCACGCTGTTCCCGCTGCTGCTGACGATGCTGTTTGGCCGCTACGTGCTGCGCTACAACAACGCGGCGATTCTGGCCGGTGCGCTGTCCGGCTCGCGCAGCGCGAACCCGGCGTTCGGCGGCGTGCTCGACAAGGCCGAGAGCGCGGTGCCGACTGTGCCGTTCGCGATCACGTATGCGATCGCGAACGTCGCGCTGACGCTGCTCGGGCCGCTGGTGGTCGGACTGGTGTAG
- a CDS encoding bifunctional aspartate transaminase/aspartate 4-decarboxylase: MAKEKGDKKRSEAQAAQAVLSPFELKDELIKAAGGGAVERPANAAMLNAGRGNPNFLATIPRHGFWQLGLFAMRESERSFAYMPEGVGGFPRRDGLEERFDLFLRENRGVPGIDFLRGAVSYVRDQLGLSAGDFLYEMCEGILASNYPVPDRMLKLSEIIVGQYLRREMIGKHPFVGEFDIFAVEGGTAAMTYIFNTMRENHLIKPGDTIALGMPIFTPYIEIPRLNDYQLNVVNLEADVASGWQYSKKELDKLRDPKVKAFFLVNPSNPPSVKIDDASLEHIAAIVEERPDLILLTDDVYGTFADNFVSLFALAPKNTILVYSYSKYFGATGWRLGVVATHRDNVLDRLIGALPADAKKQLHHRYESITTEPDKLKFIDRLVADSRTVALNHTAGLSTPQQVQMVLFSLFSLMDTPDAYKCALKRLIRKRKQALYEEVGISFDDDDPNQVDYYTIVDIEFLGERAYGREFVDWLLVNTEPSELLFRLAREARVVLLPGRGFGTQHPSGRVSLANLNESDYRKIGRAMRKLIEEYVERFNAATGKKLDKTRVK, from the coding sequence ATGGCAAAAGAGAAGGGCGACAAAAAGCGCTCGGAGGCACAGGCAGCGCAAGCCGTGCTGAGCCCGTTCGAACTGAAGGACGAACTGATCAAGGCCGCCGGCGGCGGCGCGGTCGAGCGCCCGGCGAATGCCGCGATGCTCAACGCGGGCCGCGGCAATCCGAACTTTCTCGCGACGATTCCGCGTCACGGCTTCTGGCAGCTCGGCCTGTTTGCAATGCGCGAGTCCGAGCGCTCGTTCGCGTATATGCCCGAAGGCGTCGGCGGCTTTCCGCGCCGCGACGGTCTGGAGGAGCGCTTCGATCTGTTCCTGCGCGAAAACCGCGGCGTGCCCGGCATCGACTTTCTGCGCGGCGCGGTGTCGTACGTGCGCGACCAGTTGGGGCTGTCGGCCGGCGACTTCCTGTATGAAATGTGCGAAGGCATTCTGGCGTCGAACTACCCGGTGCCCGACCGCATGCTGAAGCTGTCGGAGATCATCGTCGGGCAGTATCTGCGCCGCGAGATGATCGGCAAGCATCCGTTCGTCGGCGAGTTCGACATCTTCGCGGTGGAAGGCGGCACCGCGGCGATGACGTACATCTTCAACACGATGCGCGAGAATCATCTGATCAAGCCGGGCGATACGATCGCGCTCGGCATGCCGATCTTTACGCCGTACATCGAGATTCCGCGCCTGAACGACTATCAGTTGAACGTCGTGAATCTCGAAGCCGATGTCGCGAGCGGCTGGCAGTACTCGAAGAAGGAACTCGACAAGCTGCGCGATCCGAAGGTGAAGGCGTTCTTCCTCGTCAATCCGAGCAATCCGCCGTCGGTGAAGATCGACGACGCGAGCCTCGAACACATCGCCGCGATCGTCGAAGAACGGCCCGATCTGATCCTGCTGACGGACGACGTGTACGGCACGTTCGCCGATAACTTCGTGTCGCTGTTCGCGCTCGCGCCGAAGAACACGATCCTCGTGTACTCGTACTCGAAGTATTTCGGCGCGACCGGCTGGCGTCTCGGCGTGGTCGCCACGCATCGCGACAACGTGCTCGACCGGCTGATCGGCGCGTTGCCGGCCGACGCGAAGAAGCAGCTGCATCACCGCTACGAGTCGATCACGACCGAGCCCGACAAGCTCAAGTTCATCGACCGGCTGGTGGCCGACAGCCGCACGGTCGCGTTGAATCACACAGCCGGACTATCGACGCCGCAGCAGGTGCAGATGGTCCTGTTTTCGCTGTTCTCGCTGATGGACACGCCCGACGCATACAAGTGCGCGTTGAAGCGGCTGATCCGCAAGCGCAAGCAGGCGCTCTACGAAGAGGTCGGCATCTCGTTCGACGACGACGATCCGAACCAGGTCGACTACTACACGATCGTCGATATCGAGTTCCTCGGCGAGAGGGCGTATGGGCGCGAGTTCGTCGACTGGCTGCTGGTGAACACCGAGCCGTCCGAGCTGCTGTTCCGGCTCGCGCGCGAGGCGCGCGTCGTGCTGCTGCCGGGGCGCGGTTTCGGCACGCAGCATCCGTCGGGGCGCGTGTCGCTCGCCAATCTGAACGAGTCCGACTATCGCAAGATCGGCCGCGCGATGCGCAAGCTGATCGAGGAGTACGTCGAGCGCTTCAACGCGGCGACCGGCAAGAAGCTCGACAAGACCCGCGTGAAGTAA
- a CDS encoding pyridoxal-phosphate-dependent aminotransferase family protein encodes MPISTAHSVASSVPCPVVESLDAILPEEPLLMMGAGPVPIPAAVAKANAIVINHLGGTMAKVVNQVKTMARYVFQTQSKWVLGVAGPGSGAMEMAISNLAWQGTRMLCIKNGFFSDRMGEMGRRVGASVSMLEVADRTVASLDQVAEAIRRERPEVVTVVQGETSNTVWNHHLKDIAALAKEAGALVIVDAVCTLSTMPLEMDAWGIDAVITGGQKGLSSIPGVSLIAFSDAAWARVKGRTVPNTHWCLDASLAENFWHNAGYHYTAPVSGVLALHEALRLVCAETLEKRFARHLKCSLALQQGVSAMGLQLYAPENCRLNSVVGIEVPGGLSPADVCAHISRQHQVEISGSFGLPIVRIGQMGEQCREHNLFRTVHALGRTMVDLGVKVDLPAGVAALERGLSEGK; translated from the coding sequence ATGCCGATTTCCACTGCTCATTCCGTCGCTTCCTCCGTGCCCTGTCCGGTTGTCGAATCGCTCGACGCCATCCTTCCCGAAGAACCGCTGCTGATGATGGGCGCCGGTCCCGTGCCGATCCCCGCCGCGGTCGCGAAGGCCAATGCGATCGTGATCAACCATCTGGGCGGCACGATGGCGAAGGTGGTCAATCAGGTGAAGACGATGGCGCGCTACGTGTTCCAGACGCAGTCGAAATGGGTGCTCGGCGTCGCGGGACCGGGATCGGGCGCGATGGAGATGGCGATCTCCAATCTCGCGTGGCAAGGCACGCGCATGCTGTGCATCAAGAACGGCTTCTTCAGCGACCGCATGGGCGAGATGGGCCGGCGCGTCGGCGCAAGCGTGAGCATGCTCGAAGTCGCGGACCGTACCGTCGCGAGTCTCGACCAGGTGGCCGAGGCGATTCGCCGCGAGCGTCCCGAGGTCGTCACCGTCGTGCAGGGCGAGACCTCGAACACCGTGTGGAACCATCATCTGAAAGATATCGCCGCGCTCGCGAAGGAAGCGGGCGCGCTCGTGATCGTCGATGCGGTCTGCACGCTGAGCACGATGCCGCTCGAAATGGACGCGTGGGGCATCGACGCGGTGATTACCGGTGGGCAGAAGGGCTTGTCGTCGATTCCGGGCGTGTCGCTGATCGCGTTTTCCGATGCGGCGTGGGCGCGCGTCAAGGGCCGTACGGTGCCGAATACGCACTGGTGTCTCGATGCGTCACTCGCCGAAAACTTCTGGCACAACGCCGGCTATCACTACACGGCGCCGGTGTCGGGCGTGCTCGCGCTGCACGAGGCGCTGCGGCTCGTGTGCGCCGAGACGCTGGAAAAGCGCTTCGCGCGCCATCTGAAGTGTTCGCTCGCGCTGCAGCAAGGCGTCAGCGCAATGGGCCTGCAACTGTATGCGCCGGAGAACTGCCGGCTCAATTCGGTGGTCGGCATCGAGGTGCCGGGCGGCCTGAGTCCCGCCGATGTCTGCGCGCATATCTCGCGGCAGCATCAGGTGGAGATTTCCGGCTCGTTCGGTTTGCCGATCGTGCGGATCGGCCAGATGGGCGAGCAGTGCCGCGAGCACAACCTGTTTCGCACCGTGCACGCGCTCGGCCGCACGATGGTCGATCTGGGCGTGAAGGTCGATCTGCCGGCGGGCGTCGCGGCACTCGAACGCGGCTTGTCGGAAGGCAAGTAG